From a single Calothrix sp. NIES-2098 genomic region:
- a CDS encoding serine/threonine protein kinase has protein sequence MSFCINPQCTNPQNSDDELFCISCGSELLLQGRYRVVRKLGGGGFAVTFEAIEVRTNTPKVLKVLTNNHPKAVELFQQEAEVLSKLHHPGIPQVERDAYFVYFPRNSQNPIHCFVMEKIVGMDLQKYMENREMRPIDQNLAIAWLRELVLILDRVHNQNFFHRDIKPPNIMLRSNSGELALIDFGTARELTQTYYFAQAQGQVTGIMSAGYTPTEQMNGKAVLQSDFFALGRTFVYLLTGKQPNDPEVYNSYTNEMGWRSYAPHISPLLADLIDQMMAQIPSQRPANTQEILQRLTDIERSLQPPPPPPPPPKLPRRRLIQMLGFGSIGLAVPLLSYTFLFKDKSTLTVSSSGSGDYKTISEAIKNAQPNTRILVRPGLYQESIIINKPLKIIGDGPVTSIIIENSNSNCLVMQTDQAEVRGLTLRGFAGQTQNKFFTVDIPQGQLVLAECDITSDSLSCVSVQGATANPIIQKCTIHNGEQAGIFFQNNSRGTVEDCDIFGNGLSGIAIRENSNPIIQRCKLHDGKQGGVLVYEKGQGTVEDCEIFGHSLSGVEIRTNGNAIIRRCKINQNKGRAIYVHDNGLGTVENCDLTGNALGAFNIDASSQVVRSGNTE, from the coding sequence ATGAGCTTCTGCATCAATCCCCAATGCACAAACCCGCAAAATAGCGATGATGAACTATTTTGTATTAGTTGCGGCTCAGAACTACTACTACAAGGCCGTTATCGGGTCGTGCGTAAATTAGGTGGTGGTGGCTTTGCAGTAACTTTTGAGGCCATAGAAGTCCGGACTAACACGCCCAAAGTTCTGAAAGTGTTAACTAACAACCATCCAAAAGCAGTCGAATTATTTCAGCAAGAAGCAGAAGTTTTAAGCAAGCTTCATCATCCTGGTATTCCCCAAGTTGAGCGCGATGCTTACTTTGTGTATTTTCCCAGAAATAGCCAAAACCCAATCCATTGTTTTGTCATGGAAAAAATTGTGGGTATGGATTTGCAGAAATATATGGAAAATCGGGAGATGCGACCGATTGACCAAAATTTGGCTATTGCATGGCTGAGAGAATTAGTGCTTATTCTGGATCGGGTACACAACCAAAACTTTTTCCATAGGGATATCAAACCACCAAATATCATGCTAAGGTCAAATTCTGGCGAACTAGCATTGATTGACTTTGGTACAGCCAGGGAACTTACACAAACTTATTATTTTGCTCAGGCTCAAGGTCAGGTGACAGGAATTATGTCTGCTGGTTACACGCCAACAGAACAAATGAACGGTAAAGCTGTCCTGCAATCAGATTTTTTTGCCTTAGGACGCACATTTGTATATTTACTAACAGGGAAACAACCTAACGATCCAGAAGTTTATAATTCTTACACTAATGAGATGGGTTGGCGGAGTTATGCTCCTCATATTTCACCTCTGCTAGCAGATTTAATTGACCAGATGATGGCACAGATACCCAGCCAGCGACCAGCCAATACTCAAGAGATTTTACAACGTTTAACAGATATAGAGCGAAGTTTACAACCTCCTCCTCCACCGCCACCACCACCAAAATTGCCAAGGCGGCGTTTAATTCAAATGCTGGGCTTTGGTAGTATTGGGCTAGCTGTTCCATTGCTATCATATACATTTCTTTTTAAGGATAAATCTACTCTCACTGTCTCCAGTAGTGGATCTGGTGACTATAAAACTATTAGTGAAGCGATTAAAAATGCCCAACCTAATACGCGCATTCTTGTACGTCCAGGTCTTTACCAAGAAAGTATAATTATCAACAAACCACTAAAGATTATTGGTGATGGGCCTGTAACTAGCATCATCATCGAAAATAGCAACTCAAATTGCCTTGTTATGCAAACAGACCAAGCCGAAGTTCGAGGTTTAACTTTGCGTGGTTTTGCAGGACAGACGCAAAACAAATTTTTTACTGTAGACATTCCTCAAGGACAGCTAGTGTTAGCTGAGTGCGATATCACTTCCGATTCGCTTTCTTGCGTCAGCGTTCAAGGTGCTACAGCTAACCCGATTATCCAAAAATGCACAATCCACAATGGCGAACAGGCTGGAATCTTTTTCCAAAATAACAGTCGTGGCACAGTAGAAGATTGTGATATTTTCGGCAATGGTTTATCAGGTATAGCAATTAGAGAAAATAGCAACCCCATTATTCAACGGTGCAAACTCCACGATGGTAAACAAGGCGGCGTTCTTGTTTATGAGAAGGGACAGGGAACAGTGGAAGATTGCGAGATATTCGGACATTCTTTATCAGGGGTAGAAATTAGAACAAATGGTAACGCTATAATTCGGCGGTGCAAAATTAATCAAAATAAAGGGCGTGCCATTTATGTACACGATAATGGTTTGGGTACGGTGGAAAACTGCGATTTAACCGGCAATGCTCTCGGTGCTTTTAATATTGATGCTAGTTCTCAGGTTGTGCGTAGTGGGAACACAGAATAG
- a CDS encoding deoxyribodipyrimidine photolyase-like protein: MQREFANRDELINYLRQEFPAAAERDRDISEIVGGRQAAEQALKKVDPVTYGKTRNFFTGAVTKLSPYIRYGVLSLREIRDYVLQQVQHPEDATKLINELGWRDYWQRLYAKLGDGIWQDQEAYKTGYIAQNYAPDLPNDIREGNTGRVCIDNFSHDLRKIGYLHNHARMWLAAYIVHWRRIRWQAGAKWFLQHLLDGDPASNNMSWQWVASTFSHKPYYFNRENLERYTKGVYCQKCPLYGHCDFEGSYEELEQRLFPQGEFTKQANSQSWQRGKKRR; this comes from the coding sequence ATGCAACGTGAATTTGCTAATCGTGATGAGTTAATCAACTATCTCCGCCAAGAATTTCCAGCTGCGGCAGAACGCGATCGCGATATTAGCGAAATAGTCGGAGGACGCCAAGCTGCGGAACAAGCACTAAAAAAAGTAGATCCAGTAACATACGGAAAAACACGTAATTTTTTCACAGGAGCAGTAACTAAGCTTTCACCTTATATTCGTTATGGAGTTCTGAGTTTGCGAGAAATTCGGGATTATGTACTGCAACAAGTACAACACCCAGAAGATGCTACTAAGCTAATTAACGAATTGGGCTGGCGTGACTATTGGCAGCGATTATATGCCAAGCTAGGTGATGGGATTTGGCAAGACCAAGAAGCATACAAAACTGGTTATATAGCGCAAAATTACGCACCTGATTTACCAAATGACATCCGCGAAGGAAATACAGGACGAGTTTGCATCGATAATTTTAGCCACGACTTACGAAAAATTGGCTATCTACACAATCATGCACGGATGTGGTTAGCAGCTTATATCGTCCATTGGCGGCGAATTCGCTGGCAAGCGGGAGCTAAATGGTTTCTCCAACATCTTTTAGATGGCGATCCAGCTAGTAATAATATGTCATGGCAGTGGGTTGCTAGCACCTTTAGTCATAAACCCTATTATTTCAACCGCGAAAACTTAGAACGTTACACCAAAGGCGTTTATTGTCAGAAATGTCCCCTTTACGGACATTGTGATTTTGAAGGTAGCTATGAAGAATTAGAACAGCGATTATTTCCCCAAGGTGAATTTACCAAACAAGCAAACAGCCAAAGTTGGCAGCGTGGGAAAAAGCGACGGTAG
- a CDS encoding alkyl hydroperoxide reductase/ thiol specific antioxidant/ Mal allergen, producing the protein MSNILQVGQLAPDFSIPDQHESPVSLSDFSGQWVVLYFYPKDDTPGCTTEAKDFSELNKDFSALGAKILGVSPDSGKSHCKFISKHNLTITLLSDPEHELAETYGVWQLKKFMGKEYMGVVRSTFLIDAEGHIAYTWTNVKVKSHAQQVLTKLQELAAILSSSS; encoded by the coding sequence ATGAGCAACATTCTTCAAGTCGGACAACTAGCCCCTGATTTCTCGATTCCTGACCAACATGAAAGTCCCGTCAGTCTAAGCGATTTTAGCGGTCAATGGGTTGTCCTTTATTTCTACCCCAAAGACGACACGCCAGGTTGTACTACTGAAGCTAAAGATTTTAGTGAATTAAATAAAGATTTCAGCGCCCTAGGAGCGAAAATCTTAGGTGTGAGTCCAGATTCTGGGAAGTCTCATTGTAAATTTATCAGCAAACATAACTTAACAATTACCCTCCTAAGCGACCCAGAACATGAGTTAGCTGAAACTTACGGTGTTTGGCAATTGAAAAAGTTTATGGGTAAGGAATACATGGGTGTTGTTCGCTCAACTTTCCTCATCGATGCTGAGGGACACATTGCTTATACCTGGACTAATGTCAAAGTTAAAAGTCATGCTCAACAAGTTTTAACTAAATTGCAAGAATTAGCAGCTATCTTAAGTTCTTCATCCTAG
- a CDS encoding polar amino acid ABC transporter inner membrane subunit has translation MAAWEKATVVICHLSLVFSPHTPHPPHTLWNLWQIKENYLNNAIVNLLNYQSVSQKSTPVLFGDKKPLLHKRWLRWCLLGCLSLLLLTGCSVNSSAGKTLRVANEPAFPPFEFLGTDGKPQGFSLDLMNAIAQAANFKIEFQSVPFDGIIPALQAKTVDAAISSITITEERAKTVSFSRPYFKAGLAIAIRSDNQDITNFDSLKNKKIAVQIGTTGAKKAQDIPGAKIRSFDSAPLALQELANRNVDAVINDAPVTLYAINTGNLKGLKVVEQLLTEEYYGIATPKNSANLALINDGIDKILKNGTYTQIYRKWFKADPPSLPATSPFANQAGGVTGLFASLGVIWRSLPTLLQGVLVTLQLTVLSVVLGLVGGSLIGIIRLSRIASVRWIARAYVDFFRGTPLLVQIFMIYFGIPAIAQELGFTFSFDRLVAGVVALSLNSAAYIAEIVRAGIQSIEPGQAEASQSLGLSSVQTMRYVIFPQAFRRMIPPLGNEFISLLKDTSLVAVIGFEELFRKGQLIVADNYRAFEIYSAVAVVYLCLTLLSSQAFSRLEAWMNPVKRS, from the coding sequence TTGGCAGCGTGGGAAAAAGCGACGGTAGTCATTTGTCATTTGTCATTAGTTTTTTCTCCCCACACTCCCCACCCTCCCCACACTCTCTGGAACCTATGGCAAATTAAGGAAAATTATTTAAATAATGCGATCGTGAATCTACTTAATTACCAATCAGTCTCTCAAAAGTCTACTCCTGTTTTGTTTGGCGATAAAAAGCCTCTTCTCCACAAACGATGGCTACGCTGGTGTCTGCTGGGTTGTTTGAGCTTGTTATTACTAACTGGCTGTAGTGTAAACTCCAGTGCGGGAAAAACTCTGCGGGTTGCAAATGAACCAGCATTTCCACCTTTTGAGTTTCTGGGAACTGATGGTAAGCCGCAAGGTTTTTCTCTTGATTTGATGAATGCGATCGCACAGGCAGCTAACTTTAAAATAGAGTTTCAAAGTGTGCCTTTTGATGGCATTATCCCGGCCTTGCAAGCCAAAACGGTAGATGCGGCAATTAGTTCGATTACGATTACCGAGGAGAGAGCTAAGACTGTTTCTTTTTCTCGCCCTTATTTTAAAGCCGGGTTGGCGATCGCAATTCGCAGCGATAACCAAGATATTACTAACTTTGATAGTCTGAAAAATAAAAAAATTGCTGTACAAATTGGTACAACGGGAGCCAAGAAAGCACAGGATATTCCGGGGGCGAAAATTCGCAGTTTCGATTCTGCACCTTTAGCACTGCAAGAATTAGCTAATAGAAATGTGGATGCCGTAATTAACGATGCTCCTGTTACTTTATATGCAATTAATACTGGCAATCTCAAAGGGCTGAAAGTCGTAGAGCAATTGCTAACAGAAGAATATTACGGCATTGCCACACCGAAAAACTCAGCTAACTTAGCATTAATCAACGATGGTATTGATAAAATTCTCAAAAATGGCACTTACACCCAAATTTATCGCAAATGGTTTAAAGCCGACCCCCCAAGCTTACCAGCTACATCACCTTTTGCAAACCAAGCTGGCGGTGTAACTGGCTTATTTGCTTCATTGGGCGTAATTTGGCGGTCTTTACCCACACTCTTACAAGGAGTATTAGTCACACTGCAACTAACAGTACTTTCTGTAGTACTGGGTTTAGTTGGTGGTTCCCTAATTGGGATTATCCGTCTTTCCCGGATTGCATCTGTGCGTTGGATAGCGCGGGCTTATGTGGATTTTTTCCGCGGCACACCTTTACTAGTGCAGATTTTTATGATTTATTTTGGCATACCTGCGATCGCGCAAGAACTGGGTTTTACTTTCTCCTTCGATCGCCTAGTTGCTGGAGTAGTTGCTTTAAGTTTGAATAGCGCCGCCTACATTGCCGAAATTGTCCGTGCAGGAATTCAATCAATTGAACCAGGACAAGCAGAAGCATCACAATCGCTAGGTTTAAGTTCTGTACAAACCATGCGCTATGTAATTTTCCCCCAAGCTTTTCGGCGGATGATTCCGCCTTTGGGTAATGAGTTTATCAGCTTGTTAAAAGATACAAGTTTAGTTGCAGTAATTGGTTTTGAAGAATTATTTCGCAAAGGACAATTGATTGTTGCAGATAACTATCGCGCCTTTGAAATTTATTCTGCTGTTGCTGTGGTTTACTTATGCTTAACCTTACTTTCTTCTCAAGCCTTTAGTCGTTTGGAAGCTTGGATGAATCCTGTGAAACGTTCCTAA
- a CDS encoding aldo/keto reductase, with amino-acid sequence MEKRTLGKSDVEITPILMGTWQAGKKMWVGIEDSDSIQTIRAAFEAGITTIDTAEVYGDGHSERIVAEALSDVRVDAARLVGRHRVQYATKVFANHLKYQQVIEACERSLKNLKTDYIDLYQIHWPSGAFNSEIVPIEETMNALNSLKEQGKIRAIGVSNFSREQLAEASKYGRIDSLQPPYSLFWRQIEKDLRPYCSENQISILAYSSLAQGLLTGKFARGTKFDPADNRASNKLFQGENFERAQQALDKLRPIAEKHNATLAQLALAWLIAQPQTNAIAGARYPQQAKDNALAAEVKLSDAELAEIDAIGRIVTDRLDESAVMWEW; translated from the coding sequence ATGGAAAAGCGAACACTAGGAAAATCAGATGTAGAAATTACGCCTATCTTAATGGGAACCTGGCAAGCTGGTAAAAAAATGTGGGTAGGAATTGAGGATAGCGACTCAATTCAAACAATTCGCGCCGCATTTGAAGCTGGGATTACTACTATTGATACCGCCGAAGTCTACGGGGATGGACATTCTGAGAGAATTGTAGCTGAAGCTTTATCTGATGTGCGCGTAGACGCGGCGCGGCTTGTCGGTAGACATCGCGTGCAGTATGCTACCAAAGTTTTTGCCAATCATCTCAAATATCAGCAAGTAATAGAGGCTTGCGAACGTTCTTTAAAAAACCTCAAAACCGACTATATCGACCTCTACCAAATTCATTGGCCATCTGGTGCTTTTAATAGTGAAATTGTCCCCATTGAAGAAACAATGAATGCTCTCAACTCGCTAAAAGAGCAAGGTAAAATTCGCGCTATTGGTGTTTCTAATTTTTCTCGCGAACAATTAGCAGAAGCATCCAAGTATGGACGAATTGATAGTTTACAACCGCCTTATTCTTTGTTTTGGCGACAGATAGAAAAAGATTTAAGGCCTTATTGTAGCGAGAATCAGATTTCTATTCTGGCGTATTCATCTTTAGCACAGGGATTATTAACAGGTAAATTTGCTCGCGGAACTAAATTTGACCCAGCAGATAATCGTGCTTCAAATAAGCTGTTTCAAGGTGAAAACTTTGAACGCGCCCAACAAGCTTTAGATAAACTGCGCCCTATTGCTGAGAAACATAATGCCACCCTGGCTCAGTTAGCGCTAGCCTGGTTAATTGCGCAGCCTCAAACAAATGCGATCGCAGGTGCGCGTTATCCCCAACAAGCAAAAGATAATGCATTAGCTGCTGAAGTGAAACTTTCTGACGCTGAACTTGCAGAAATTGATGCTATTGGGCGAATTGTCACCGATCGCCTAGATGAAAGTGCTGTGATGTGGGAATGGTAA